The following are from one region of the Arthrobacter sp. TMP15 genome:
- the cyoE gene encoding heme o synthase gives MTTRSSSRPAHQGTPSTNTEAACKKSIVGDIGEAVGPGTDGKDSALAARATGTSWRARALRYYSLAKPRVLYGNVLTAAAGFLFASEGRINWVVFLAVCLGTTLVIASACVLNNILDRDIDTLMDRTKKRASVTGGVGVRNASIYAAVLGMLGMAILILWTNPLVVGVGLAGFLIYVVFYGMFSKRMSLHGTVVGSISGAAPILGGYVGASNSFDMGAAVAFIMIFLWQFPAFYSIAIYRRAEYARAGVPVISVVRGNAHTKVQILFYTVLFVAVSLLPQLFGYTGWMYTAVMAVLGVGWLVAALRGFTAPDDNAWAHLMFRYALIMMCAISVMLAIGPRLL, from the coding sequence ATGACCACCCGTAGTTCATCAAGGCCCGCCCATCAAGGCACTCCGTCCACCAACACTGAAGCAGCTTGCAAAAAGAGCATAGTTGGAGATATTGGAGAAGCTGTTGGTCCCGGAACTGATGGCAAGGACAGCGCACTTGCAGCAAGAGCCACTGGTACCTCTTGGCGCGCCAGAGCTCTTCGTTACTACTCTCTTGCAAAACCCAGAGTCCTCTATGGCAACGTCCTAACCGCGGCGGCAGGTTTTCTTTTCGCCAGTGAGGGCCGTATCAACTGGGTAGTCTTTCTGGCAGTCTGCCTGGGTACCACCCTGGTCATTGCGTCAGCATGCGTGCTCAACAACATCCTTGACCGAGACATCGACACCCTTATGGATCGAACCAAGAAACGGGCATCCGTGACAGGTGGTGTAGGCGTGCGCAACGCCAGCATTTACGCTGCCGTACTTGGCATGCTCGGTATGGCCATCCTTATCCTCTGGACCAACCCCCTCGTCGTAGGAGTGGGACTGGCTGGCTTCCTCATCTACGTGGTCTTTTACGGTATGTTCTCCAAAAGAATGTCACTCCACGGCACGGTAGTAGGGAGCATCTCCGGTGCGGCGCCAATTCTTGGCGGCTACGTTGGTGCCAGCAATTCATTTGATATGGGCGCGGCCGTTGCCTTCATCATGATTTTCCTTTGGCAGTTCCCTGCGTTCTATTCGATCGCTATCTACCGCAGGGCTGAGTACGCCCGAGCCGGCGTACCTGTGATCTCAGTAGTTCGGGGTAATGCTCACACCAAAGTTCAAATTCTTTTTTACACGGTGCTCTTCGTCGCAGTTTCACTCCTCCCCCAACTTTTCGGCTATACCGGATGGATGTATACGGCCGTCATGGCGGTTCTTGGAGTTGGCTGGCTCGTTGCCGCATTGCGCGGTTTCACTGCCCCTGACGACAACGCATGGGCCCACCTAATGTTTCGCTACGCCCTGATAATGATGTGCGCTATTTCCGTCATGCTTGCCATCGGGCCGCGGCTGCTCTAA
- a CDS encoding DUF222 domain-containing protein, with translation MGSSMNFPAGRDVSSTTMGVADFIAGLVLPVIGPLANDIAAMVSLPDFPGPNGDLRTTASEADGVVVGGALPTSRLGCVRALMDECTAAIEALRVHQNQCAALAAVLMERLSCAGGLEGSILAFDAFQREGSMSGLRAEVAGVLQIPEGVAGELMTHSRTLVRELPGTLSCMSTGALGWDYAVIIAQETALVRQSGVPAAAVDSLEQVLLGKAEDCTVSSFREKARRQRERLYPETITARTRRALSDRYLRVNRGHDGMSWLSLYGPAPTLEGIWSQCTLTAQSAQGPHETRTLTQLRADVAASLLLNQSMAQNHIHSPAPPMQPDASEDSAEMPEHGAMPGCDEISGCGQISGCGESWFSTLDSEPHRDQEDRDQEGRDQEDLTADEGSWRVDPQLIPVFDDPHYTDPGFKDPDIRNDPQWDPTARPPTLTPPPGSVSGPLPGSSSQTTDGRHRGHRRGNHSGAAGVGGGVVMEEVWPPLPQVTPVLLIPVLSLLGATQDPAWLEGAGPISMEVARRLTQGSKSLLRVLVDPVSNEPLDAAPQRYRVSKAMRTMLAIRDEYCQFPGCLARASNCQIDHIKKFAHGGRSIFNNLETLCHHHHLLKHFKDDRTRNGACRTDQSPQRQAMKLRGWTPTNTQGRIAWTSPSGRYYPPATHEDHAPSYPKWLKKHLETEDRNALEDHEEARIQNMDQANPYSTPLPTPPPGTYPCAEDEETLNEQTLNHYLAHHNTT, from the coding sequence ATGGGTAGTTCAATGAATTTCCCGGCTGGTCGGGATGTTTCCTCCACCACAATGGGTGTGGCGGACTTCATTGCTGGGCTAGTTCTTCCCGTGATCGGGCCGCTGGCCAATGATATTGCTGCGATGGTGTCACTGCCAGACTTCCCGGGTCCTAACGGTGATCTCAGGACTACTGCTTCTGAGGCTGATGGTGTTGTGGTGGGTGGAGCGTTACCGACTTCGCGTTTAGGGTGTGTGCGGGCGTTAATGGATGAGTGCACCGCGGCTATCGAAGCCCTACGCGTGCATCAAAATCAATGTGCAGCTCTTGCGGCCGTTTTAATGGAGCGTCTTTCTTGTGCTGGCGGCCTTGAAGGGAGCATCCTTGCCTTTGATGCGTTCCAGCGTGAAGGGTCCATGTCCGGGCTCCGCGCTGAGGTAGCCGGGGTTTTACAGATCCCTGAGGGTGTGGCTGGGGAGTTAATGACTCATTCGCGCACGCTCGTGCGGGAGTTGCCAGGCACTCTCTCATGCATGAGTACGGGCGCTTTAGGCTGGGACTATGCGGTCATTATTGCCCAGGAAACAGCCTTGGTCCGTCAAAGTGGTGTCCCTGCGGCTGCGGTTGACTCTCTAGAGCAGGTCTTACTCGGCAAAGCCGAAGACTGCACGGTCTCTAGCTTCCGTGAAAAAGCCAGACGGCAACGTGAACGTCTCTATCCTGAAACGATCACTGCCCGCACCAGACGCGCCTTGAGCGATAGGTATTTACGAGTCAATCGTGGCCACGACGGAATGTCCTGGCTCAGCCTGTATGGCCCAGCACCAACTCTGGAAGGAATCTGGAGTCAATGCACCCTCACTGCTCAAAGCGCCCAAGGCCCCCATGAAACCCGGACCCTGACCCAACTCCGTGCCGATGTAGCAGCGTCCCTGCTACTGAATCAAAGCATGGCCCAAAACCACATCCACAGCCCCGCCCCACCCATGCAACCCGATGCGAGTGAAGATAGTGCTGAAATGCCCGAGCATGGGGCAATGCCAGGGTGTGATGAAATATCCGGCTGTGGTCAAATATCCGGGTGTGGTGAGTCGTGGTTTTCAACCCTCGACTCCGAACCGCACAGGGACCAGGAGGACAGGGACCAGGAAGGCAGGGACCAGGAAGACCTTACAGCTGATGAAGGATCATGGCGGGTAGATCCTCAGCTAATCCCGGTCTTTGATGATCCGCACTACACCGATCCAGGATTCAAAGACCCTGATATCCGCAATGATCCACAGTGGGACCCCACAGCCCGACCACCAACCCTTACCCCACCACCAGGCTCAGTATCAGGCCCACTACCTGGCTCATCATCACAGACTACCGATGGTCGTCATCGGGGGCATCGTCGGGGCAATCACAGCGGCGCTGCCGGCGTGGGTGGTGGGGTTGTTATGGAGGAGGTATGGCCGCCGTTGCCGCAGGTGACACCGGTGTTACTGATACCTGTGTTGTCGTTGCTGGGCGCTACACAGGATCCTGCGTGGCTTGAAGGGGCTGGTCCTATCAGTATGGAAGTCGCCCGGCGACTAACGCAGGGATCGAAGTCCCTGTTACGGGTTCTGGTAGACCCGGTCAGTAACGAGCCCTTAGACGCTGCCCCGCAGCGCTACCGAGTCAGTAAAGCGATGCGGACTATGCTGGCGATCAGGGATGAATACTGCCAATTTCCGGGTTGTTTAGCCAGAGCAAGTAACTGCCAGATTGACCACATCAAGAAATTTGCTCACGGTGGCAGATCTATCTTCAATAACTTAGAGACTCTCTGTCATCACCATCATCTCCTGAAACACTTCAAGGACGATCGGACCCGCAATGGTGCTTGCCGCACCGATCAATCACCCCAACGCCAAGCGATGAAACTTCGCGGCTGGACACCCACGAACACACAGGGCCGTATTGCCTGGACCTCACCGAGTGGACGGTACTACCCACCCGCCACCCACGAGGACCACGCACCGAGCTACCCGAAATGGTTGAAAAAACACCTCGAGACCGAAGACCGCAACGCCCTAGAGGACCACGAAGAAGCACGCATCCAGAACATGGACCAAGCAAACCCCTACTCCACACCCCTACCAACACCACCACCAGGAACATATCCCTGCGCCGAAGACGAAGAAACCCTCAACGAACAAACACTCAACCACTACCTCGCCCACCACAACACAACCTAA
- a CDS encoding pyridoxamine 5'-phosphate oxidase family protein, which yields MTIEERPGVNMSNDDAWQFLEHTRFGRLALSVANEPDIFPINYLAHDGKLLIRTNPGTKLAELTINDSVAFEIDGLTENEAWSIVVKGKARVLESQSEIDVVSQLPLFPWLQTLKYTFVEIVPNSVRGIRFELGSEPERY from the coding sequence ATGACTATTGAAGAGCGTCCCGGCGTGAATATGTCCAACGACGATGCATGGCAGTTTCTTGAACACACCCGTTTCGGTCGCCTCGCACTCAGCGTTGCCAATGAGCCTGACATATTTCCCATCAACTATCTTGCGCACGACGGCAAGCTCCTCATTCGAACAAACCCCGGGACAAAACTGGCAGAACTGACTATCAATGATTCAGTGGCTTTCGAAATAGATGGTCTCACCGAGAATGAAGCGTGGAGCATCGTGGTGAAAGGGAAGGCACGCGTCCTTGAATCCCAGTCGGAGATCGATGTAGTGAGCCAGTTGCCGCTCTTCCCCTGGCTACAAACGCTCAAATACACATTCGTGGAGATCGTCCCAAACAGTGTTCGTGGAATTCGCTTTGAGCTGGGTTCTGAACCTGAACGCTACTAG
- a CDS encoding LacI family DNA-binding transcriptional regulator: MTHALFLEKDASVPVKLTEVARQAGVSLATASRVLNGSSRTPAPDIAERVKAAAEELGYVANAQAQALARSTTGLVGLVVHDIADPYFSAIAHGVQQAALDTNHQVLLAGTDIERDGDSPGGAELAAVNAFISYRTDAIILAASRLLDEDPRLIMALSRYVRNGGRVVTLGASAIHEAQVVHVENHDGAAALAGALLDQGIRRFVILAGPHDRNTARIRVEGFSDRLAQAKLQPLAVVHGAFTSQGGYDSTLEYLDSLGPLSVAQELNAAVEFGDGSPLCIMAANDVMALGAMTALRSRGLRIPEDVQVTGFDDIPTLRDHFPGLTTYRLPLENIGRLAAQMALAPLAKQPPSVTGTVVLRESAGSLPDFGTQSVPSS; the protein is encoded by the coding sequence TTGACTCATGCATTATTCTTAGAAAAGGACGCCTCTGTGCCGGTAAAACTCACTGAAGTGGCGCGCCAAGCTGGCGTGTCGCTGGCAACTGCCTCGCGGGTACTGAACGGCTCAAGTAGGACTCCTGCGCCCGATATTGCTGAGCGAGTCAAGGCTGCAGCCGAGGAGCTGGGATATGTGGCCAACGCGCAGGCTCAAGCGCTGGCCAGATCAACCACAGGCTTAGTGGGGCTCGTGGTACATGACATAGCCGACCCCTATTTTTCCGCCATTGCCCACGGAGTGCAGCAGGCGGCCCTTGATACCAACCACCAAGTGTTATTGGCCGGAACTGACATAGAACGCGACGGCGACTCCCCCGGCGGTGCCGAACTAGCAGCCGTGAATGCGTTCATTTCATACCGCACTGACGCTATTATTCTAGCCGCATCCCGGCTTTTGGACGAAGATCCACGGCTGATAATGGCCCTGTCTCGATACGTTAGGAACGGCGGGCGTGTTGTGACCTTGGGAGCTTCTGCTATCCACGAAGCACAGGTGGTGCACGTTGAAAACCACGATGGCGCCGCAGCGCTTGCAGGTGCGTTGCTTGATCAAGGAATACGACGCTTTGTCATCTTGGCCGGCCCACACGACCGCAATACTGCACGGATTCGTGTTGAAGGTTTTTCGGATCGTCTGGCACAAGCAAAGCTCCAGCCGCTCGCCGTGGTGCATGGAGCATTTACCAGCCAGGGTGGCTACGACTCCACGTTAGAGTATCTGGATTCTCTGGGTCCGCTAAGTGTTGCCCAAGAATTGAACGCTGCGGTGGAGTTCGGCGATGGCTCCCCGCTGTGCATTATGGCAGCCAACGACGTCATGGCTTTGGGGGCCATGACCGCGTTGAGGTCTAGGGGTTTACGCATTCCCGAAGATGTTCAGGTAACCGGATTTGATGACATCCCTACTTTGCGGGACCATTTTCCCGGCCTTACCACCTACCGTCTACCGCTTGAAAACATAGGGCGCCTTGCCGCGCAAATGGCGCTTGCTCCGCTGGCAAAGCAGCCTCCCAGTGTTACAGGTACTGTTGTTCTGCGTGAGAGTGCTGGTTCTTTACCTGATTTTGGCACTCAGTCTGTTCCATCTAGTTGA
- a CDS encoding Gfo/Idh/MocA family oxidoreductase: MNGITGRMGYRQHLLRSILPLRDSGLLLEDGTKVAIEPILVGRNEAKVRELAELHNVQHWTTDLDAVIADPTVDVVFDASMTSLRAATLKKAMANGKHIYTEKPTAETLEEAIELAQIGKDAGITAGVVHDKLYLPGLVKLRRLVEEGFFGRILSIRGEFGYWVFEGDHQSAQRPSWNYRKEDGGGMTTDMFCHWNYVLEGIIGKVKSVNAKTATHIPARWDETGNEYKATADDAAYGIFELETPEGDAVIGQINSSWAVRVYRDELVEFQIDGTLGSAVAGLNKCVAQQRAHTPKPVWNPDLPVTESFRDQWQEVPANAELDNGFKLQWEEFLRDVVAGREHRFGLLSAARGVQLAELGLQSSAERRTFDVPEIEL; this comes from the coding sequence ATGAACGGCATAACCGGCCGTATGGGCTACCGTCAGCACCTATTGCGCTCCATCCTGCCCCTGCGGGATTCTGGTCTCCTACTCGAAGACGGAACCAAGGTAGCCATTGAGCCCATCCTCGTGGGCCGTAACGAAGCGAAGGTGCGCGAGCTAGCTGAACTGCACAATGTTCAGCACTGGACAACTGATCTGGATGCTGTCATTGCCGACCCCACGGTCGATGTTGTCTTCGACGCTTCCATGACAAGTCTGCGCGCAGCCACCCTGAAGAAGGCTATGGCCAATGGCAAACATATTTACACGGAGAAGCCCACCGCGGAAACCCTTGAAGAAGCTATTGAACTGGCACAGATCGGCAAGGATGCCGGCATCACCGCAGGGGTTGTCCATGACAAGTTGTACCTGCCGGGCTTGGTAAAACTGCGCCGCCTAGTTGAGGAAGGGTTCTTTGGCCGTATCCTTTCCATTCGAGGAGAATTCGGTTACTGGGTGTTCGAAGGGGACCACCAGAGTGCGCAGCGTCCCTCATGGAACTACCGCAAGGAAGATGGTGGTGGCATGACAACAGATATGTTCTGCCACTGGAACTACGTGCTTGAAGGCATTATCGGTAAAGTTAAGTCCGTCAATGCCAAGACAGCCACTCACATCCCGGCCCGTTGGGACGAGACCGGCAACGAGTACAAGGCAACAGCCGACGACGCAGCGTACGGCATCTTTGAGCTGGAAACCCCAGAGGGAGACGCCGTCATTGGCCAGATCAACTCCTCTTGGGCTGTGCGCGTGTACCGCGATGAACTAGTTGAGTTCCAGATTGACGGCACCCTTGGTTCAGCAGTTGCCGGTCTGAATAAGTGTGTTGCCCAGCAGCGAGCCCACACCCCAAAACCTGTGTGGAACCCGGATCTGCCCGTCACGGAATCGTTCCGCGACCAGTGGCAGGAAGTTCCCGCGAACGCAGAGTTGGATAACGGCTTCAAGCTGCAGTGGGAAGAGTTCCTGCGCGATGTTGTTGCCGGTCGTGAACACCGCTTCGGGCTCCTTTCGGCCGCACGCGGTGTGCAGTTGGCCGAGCTTGGTCTACAGTCATCTGCTGAACGCCGCACCTTCGACGTCCCGGAAATTGAGCTTTAG
- a CDS encoding dihydrodipicolinate synthase family protein: MAAKYSENITITLPLANGQLEALTLEAPGPWRKPTQLLRSRKVYAAAHVTPKVLGNNVPGARADIDWDATMAFRRELWSWGVGIADAMDTAQRGMGLDWAATQELINRSAAEAAFIATPERTVRDLLACGAGTDQLDPAAVEPGEEGLAAVLAAYREQIAVVEASGAKVIIMASRALAKVAASPQDYLDLYGTLLSEVKEPVVLHWLGTMFDPALAGYWGSSDVASATATFQTLIDAHSTKVDGVKVSLLDAGHEVALRASLPEGVRLYTGDDFNYPELIDGDGTRHSDALLGIFAAIAPAASTALQEYDAGRPREARAILDSTRNLGLHIFEAPTYYYKTGIAFLAWLNGHQAGFQMVGGLHAGRNLNHLVKLFRLANTAALLLKPELAAARMACYLNAAGVASELSRAPMISEGVSE, encoded by the coding sequence ATGGCTGCTAAATACAGTGAGAACATCACCATCACGTTGCCACTGGCCAACGGCCAGCTCGAAGCATTAACTCTGGAAGCGCCGGGCCCTTGGCGCAAGCCCACGCAGTTACTGCGCTCCCGCAAAGTTTATGCGGCTGCGCATGTCACACCAAAGGTGCTTGGAAACAACGTTCCCGGAGCCCGCGCAGATATTGATTGGGACGCCACCATGGCGTTCCGGCGTGAGCTATGGAGCTGGGGCGTGGGGATTGCCGACGCCATGGACACGGCCCAGCGTGGCATGGGCCTGGACTGGGCTGCAACGCAGGAACTGATCAATCGCAGTGCTGCTGAGGCCGCTTTCATTGCCACCCCGGAGCGCACAGTGCGCGATCTTCTTGCCTGTGGGGCCGGGACAGATCAGCTGGATCCGGCCGCCGTTGAACCCGGTGAAGAAGGGTTAGCCGCCGTGCTTGCTGCTTATCGGGAGCAGATCGCAGTGGTTGAAGCGTCAGGGGCCAAGGTCATCATTATGGCCTCACGCGCCCTGGCCAAGGTAGCCGCAAGCCCGCAAGATTACCTAGATCTTTATGGCACCTTGCTGAGCGAGGTGAAGGAACCTGTTGTGCTGCACTGGCTCGGGACTATGTTTGATCCGGCTTTGGCCGGCTACTGGGGGAGCAGCGATGTTGCCTCCGCGACTGCCACGTTCCAGACCCTCATCGATGCTCACAGCACAAAGGTTGATGGTGTGAAGGTTTCATTGCTCGACGCCGGGCACGAAGTAGCGTTGCGGGCGAGCCTTCCAGAGGGTGTGCGTCTGTACACCGGTGATGATTTCAACTACCCGGAACTCATCGACGGAGATGGCACTCGCCACTCGGACGCACTGCTGGGTATTTTTGCAGCTATTGCCCCTGCCGCCTCAACCGCTCTACAGGAATATGATGCAGGGCGTCCCAGAGAAGCACGCGCCATCCTTGATTCCACAAGAAATTTGGGCTTGCACATCTTTGAAGCACCCACCTATTACTACAAGACGGGCATCGCGTTTCTAGCCTGGCTCAACGGGCACCAGGCCGGCTTCCAGATGGTGGGAGGTCTACATGCCGGACGCAACCTGAACCACTTGGTGAAGTTGTTCCGACTGGCCAACACGGCAGCCCTCCTTCTCAAACCTGAACTAGCCGCCGCCAGAATGGCATGTTACTTAAACGCTGCGGGTGTTGCTTCGGAGCTCTCTCGCGCCCCGATGATCTCAGAAGGGGTTAGCGAATGA
- a CDS encoding sugar phosphate isomerase/epimerase family protein, producing MRTFAKLSINTGTIKKASLAEALEVTAAAGLSHIGLWRDKVAEVGLEHALKMVRESGLQVSSLCRGGFLTAADEQGQAAALADNKAAILEAEALGAPEIIMVVGGLPDFSVAPGAVDGGGATGSIAGGKDVVSARERVGERLGELVPFAIEHGVRLALEPLHPMFAADRAVLSTLGQALDLAAPYPAEAVGVVIDTFHVWWDPSLQEQIARAGQEGRIASYQVCDFNLPIASDSLLSRGFMGDGVIDFPTIGRWVAEAGYSGVIEVEIFNEEIWAQPHAEVVECVKDRYRQLVAPYANDDADVSIL from the coding sequence ATGAGGACTTTCGCAAAGCTGTCAATCAACACAGGAACTATCAAGAAGGCATCCCTCGCCGAAGCTCTTGAGGTCACTGCAGCCGCTGGACTGTCCCACATTGGGCTATGGCGGGACAAAGTAGCCGAGGTTGGTTTAGAACACGCACTAAAAATGGTGCGTGAGTCGGGTTTGCAGGTCTCAAGCCTGTGCCGTGGCGGATTCTTGACAGCTGCAGATGAGCAGGGCCAAGCTGCTGCGTTGGCAGATAATAAGGCGGCCATATTGGAGGCGGAAGCCCTTGGGGCGCCAGAAATCATCATGGTGGTGGGCGGGTTACCTGACTTCAGCGTTGCTCCCGGTGCCGTTGATGGCGGCGGTGCCACTGGTTCAATAGCTGGTGGAAAAGACGTGGTGTCAGCGCGCGAGCGTGTCGGGGAACGTCTCGGTGAGCTTGTCCCTTTTGCCATCGAACACGGAGTCAGGTTGGCCCTTGAACCACTGCACCCAATGTTCGCAGCGGACCGCGCCGTGCTTTCGACGTTGGGCCAGGCACTTGATTTGGCCGCGCCGTACCCGGCCGAGGCCGTGGGCGTGGTGATTGACACTTTTCACGTGTGGTGGGACCCATCCCTTCAAGAACAGATCGCGCGGGCCGGGCAAGAAGGCCGGATCGCGTCCTATCAGGTGTGCGATTTCAACCTACCCATCGCTTCTGACTCACTGTTGTCCCGCGGTTTCATGGGCGACGGCGTGATCGACTTCCCCACGATTGGACGCTGGGTTGCTGAGGCCGGCTACAGCGGGGTTATTGAAGTTGAAATCTTCAACGAGGAGATATGGGCGCAACCGCATGCTGAAGTGGTGGAGTGTGTCAAAGACCGATACAGGCAACTGGTGGCACCCTATGCCAATGACGATGCGGATGTTTCTATACTTTAG
- a CDS encoding uracil-DNA glycosylase: MTSVATESPREQLWNRRYDENIAPITELCDTLAEARPEQQVAYVDPAHDVDECKIISLFSNVGELDESGFITAGDEQAATRLLGIHWQIGLRPSYVMPWNVHPWFTPGQPNGRLTAPQIEQGLRPLVKFLTLVPRASALIAHGTEAHRLADQLLKAQGPMLYKRGFGIYKVRSLSGRSFAGSAERQEQWLLESANAYSESMTRSGILVKSN; encoded by the coding sequence ATGACATCCGTGGCCACTGAATCACCGCGTGAACAGCTTTGGAATCGCCGTTACGACGAGAACATTGCTCCCATCACCGAACTGTGCGACACCTTGGCGGAAGCCCGGCCGGAGCAACAAGTGGCCTACGTGGATCCGGCTCACGATGTTGATGAGTGCAAGATCATCAGCCTTTTCTCAAACGTTGGTGAGTTGGATGAGTCTGGCTTCATCACAGCTGGCGACGAGCAGGCAGCTACGCGTCTCCTAGGGATTCACTGGCAGATTGGTCTCCGGCCCAGCTATGTCATGCCTTGGAACGTTCACCCGTGGTTCACCCCCGGCCAGCCAAACGGTCGCCTAACGGCACCACAGATTGAGCAAGGGTTGCGCCCCCTGGTTAAGTTCCTGACCCTGGTTCCGCGGGCATCGGCACTGATTGCCCACGGCACAGAAGCACATCGTTTGGCTGATCAGCTCCTGAAGGCGCAAGGTCCCATGTTGTACAAACGCGGTTTCGGTATCTACAAGGTCCGTTCACTGTCCGGGCGCAGCTTTGCCGGTTCCGCAGAACGCCAAGAGCAGTGGCTTCTGGAATCAGCTAACGCCTACTCCGAATCAATGACTCGCAGCGGCATCCTCGTCAAGAGCAACTAA
- a CDS encoding YihY/virulence factor BrkB family protein, giving the protein MPDTVASVPAARGTAANKAGAPAPDDGRKPQSLAGVPAMSWKYVIKRAVNKFSADGSTDLAASLTYYGVLSLFPAILALVSILGIVGQAEQTSKLLLDMVENMTDAKVAEAISGPVQQLTTSRAAGWTLAFGLITALWSASGYVGAFSRAMNRIYGIDEGRPVWKLRPALLLVTLASVLMVATMSLLLLLSGPVARAVGEAVGVGDQAITIWNIAKWPVVGVLAIVLIAVLYYFTPNVRQPKFRWISVGAAFALIACILASAGFGVYVANFSKYEKTYGTIAGVIVLLLWIWIMNLVLLFGAQIDAELERARQLQAGIKAEAQLQLPPRETAASVKKRDKELELIAEGRRLRGELQEDDGHPVMGSPEAKVFLWLAGIGAAVAAAAAFRNRRGPRL; this is encoded by the coding sequence GTGCCTGATACGGTCGCATCCGTTCCAGCAGCGCGCGGAACTGCAGCAAACAAAGCTGGCGCGCCGGCACCAGATGACGGGCGGAAGCCGCAGAGTCTGGCTGGCGTGCCAGCCATGTCCTGGAAGTATGTAATCAAACGCGCCGTAAACAAGTTCAGCGCCGACGGTTCAACCGATTTGGCTGCATCACTGACTTATTACGGTGTGTTGTCCTTGTTCCCGGCAATTCTTGCACTTGTTTCTATTTTGGGGATAGTGGGTCAGGCCGAGCAGACATCCAAACTCTTGCTGGACATGGTTGAAAACATGACAGACGCGAAGGTGGCTGAAGCCATCAGCGGCCCGGTGCAGCAGCTGACAACGTCCAGGGCAGCCGGTTGGACACTGGCGTTCGGACTTATAACAGCGTTGTGGTCGGCATCGGGCTATGTCGGTGCTTTTAGCCGGGCGATGAACCGAATCTACGGCATCGATGAGGGGCGCCCAGTCTGGAAGTTGCGCCCGGCACTGCTGCTTGTCACGTTGGCCTCAGTGTTAATGGTTGCCACCATGTCACTGCTACTTCTCCTCTCCGGACCCGTAGCCAGAGCGGTTGGGGAAGCCGTTGGCGTTGGCGATCAAGCGATCACCATCTGGAACATTGCCAAGTGGCCTGTTGTTGGCGTCCTTGCGATCGTGTTGATTGCCGTTCTGTACTACTTCACGCCCAACGTCCGCCAACCAAAGTTTCGCTGGATCAGTGTGGGTGCGGCATTCGCCTTGATCGCCTGCATTCTCGCATCAGCGGGTTTCGGTGTGTATGTGGCCAACTTCTCCAAATATGAGAAGACTTACGGGACCATCGCCGGCGTCATAGTTCTGCTCCTCTGGATTTGGATCATGAACCTCGTGTTGCTCTTTGGTGCCCAAATCGACGCAGAGTTGGAGCGTGCCCGGCAACTGCAGGCCGGAATAAAGGCGGAAGCTCAACTGCAGCTGCCACCGCGTGAAACGGCGGCTAGCGTGAAGAAGCGTGACAAAGAGCTGGAGCTGATCGCAGAGGGACGACGGCTCCGGGGGGAACTGCAGGAGGATGACGGGCATCCTGTCATGGGCTCACCCGAAGCAAAAGTGTTTTTGTGGCTTGCCGGGATCGGCGCGGCTGTGGCCGCTGCTGCCGCTTTCCGCAACCGTCGCGGACCCCGGCTCTAA
- a CDS encoding GlsB/YeaQ/YmgE family stress response membrane protein, protein MGFIGWIILGLIVGAIVKAVMPGSVGGGWVTSLILGVVGAVVGGWIGDLLFNKGEMSFWSLGSWILAIVGGLVVAGIYGAITGRNKTAA, encoded by the coding sequence ATGGGTTTCATCGGTTGGATTATTTTGGGACTTATTGTCGGTGCGATCGTCAAGGCGGTCATGCCCGGAAGTGTGGGCGGCGGCTGGGTGACCAGTTTGATTCTTGGTGTCGTAGGAGCAGTAGTTGGCGGCTGGATTGGTGACCTGCTGTTCAACAAGGGTGAAATGAGTTTCTGGAGCCTTGGTTCCTGGATCTTGGCCATTGTTGGTGGGCTCGTTGTCGCCGGTATCTACGGGGCAATCACCGGACGTAATAAGACGGCGGCCTGA